Proteins encoded in a region of the Cytobacillus luteolus genome:
- a CDS encoding L,D-transpeptidase family protein yields MIHTIKPGETLNQIARDYRTPLASIITANPSINPNIIYPGQTIVIPGYPSPDTIPFTIDVSINNRKLTLFKNGVFQKQYPIAVGRILHGTPVGSYIIINKAPNPGGPFGTMWMSLSKQHYGIHGTNDPSSIGKAVSKGCIRMYNRDVEELARTIPIGTRVNIHS; encoded by the coding sequence TTGATCCATACAATAAAGCCCGGAGAGACCCTTAATCAGATAGCAAGAGATTATCGCACCCCACTCGCCTCAATCATTACAGCAAACCCTTCAATCAATCCAAATATCATCTATCCCGGTCAAACCATTGTGATTCCAGGCTATCCATCTCCAGATACGATCCCATTTACAATAGATGTATCTATCAACAACCGAAAACTAACCTTATTTAAAAATGGCGTTTTCCAAAAACAATATCCAATTGCAGTCGGAAGAATCTTACACGGTACGCCTGTAGGTAGCTATATCATTATTAACAAAGCTCCCAATCCCGGCGGTCCATTCGGTACAATGTGGATGAGTCTTTCAAAACAGCATTATGGAATTCATGGAACCAATGACCCAAGTTCCATTGGAAAAGCTGTTTCTAAAGGATGTATTCGCATGTATAACCGTGATGTTGAAGAACTTGCGAGAACCATTCCTATTGGAACCCGTGTAAATATCCATTCTTAA
- a CDS encoding HD domain-containing protein encodes MNLIDKAIVIAAKAHAGQTRKLTDIPYITHPFAVGMLLQKEKCSDEIIAAGILHDTVEDTDVTYEDLTNLFGSKVTSLVRAASEQDKSLSWEERKKHTIEHLKNAELDEIKVIVADKLHNLKSIKEDIETNGEDVWNRFNRGKSQQHWYYSSIVKVLAPQKEEFRLIDELEKVVVDVFGQLDTM; translated from the coding sequence ATGAATTTGATTGATAAAGCGATTGTAATCGCAGCAAAAGCTCATGCTGGTCAGACTAGAAAATTAACAGACATTCCATATATAACACATCCGTTTGCAGTAGGAATGTTACTACAAAAGGAGAAGTGTTCAGATGAAATCATTGCAGCAGGAATCCTTCATGATACAGTTGAGGATACAGATGTAACTTATGAGGATTTGACAAACTTATTTGGATCTAAAGTTACAAGTCTAGTTCGTGCTGCTTCTGAGCAGGATAAAAGCTTATCCTGGGAGGAAAGAAAAAAGCATACCATTGAGCACTTAAAGAATGCGGAATTGGATGAAATAAAAGTTATAGTGGCTGATAAATTACATAATCTAAAGAGCATAAAAGAAGATATTGAAACAAATGGAGAGGATGTATGGAATCGTTTTAACCGAGGTAAAAGCCAACAACATTGGTATTACTCAAGTATTGTGAAAGTGTTAGCACCTCAGAAGGAAGAATTCAGGTTAATAGATGAATTAGAAAAAGTAGTAGTTGATGTATTTGGCCAACTAGATACTATGTGA
- the treP gene encoding PTS system trehalose-specific EIIBC component: MGKYTDSAKELLEHVGGRDNISVVTHCATRMRFVLKDQSKADVKAVENIGLVKGTFTQAGQFQVIIGNEVATFYNEFSKIAGVGDTASKDDAKVAAKQNMNVLQRMVSHLADIFTPLIPALVVGGLILGFRNVIGEIKMLDGGTKTLVEVSQFWAGAHAFLWLIGEAIFHFLPVGITWAISRKMGTTQILGIVLGITLVSPQLLNAYGVAGAENIPVWDFGFAQVQMIGYQAQVIPAILAGFVLSYLELGLRKVIPNVISMIFVPFFALVPAVLIAHVVLGPIGWAIGSWISDVVYSGLTSSFGWLFAALFGFAYAPLVITGLHHMTNAIDLQLMSEFGGTNLWPMIALSNIAQGSAVVAMIFLNRKDEKEQQVSVPAAISCYLGVTEPAMFGINLKYAFPFLAAMVGSMIAAIISVGSGVMANSIGVGGIPGILSIQVQDMLLFALAMLVAIVVPIVLTFILAKTKMGENAYKRLGKTR; the protein is encoded by the coding sequence ATGGGCAAATATACTGACTCGGCAAAGGAATTGCTAGAGCATGTGGGTGGTAGAGACAATATTTCGGTTGTTACCCACTGTGCAACTAGAATGAGGTTTGTTTTAAAAGACCAAAGCAAGGCAGATGTTAAGGCCGTTGAGAATATTGGGCTCGTTAAGGGTACTTTTACTCAAGCAGGACAATTTCAGGTTATTATCGGCAATGAGGTTGCGACGTTTTATAATGAATTTTCGAAGATTGCAGGCGTAGGAGACACAGCTTCGAAAGATGATGCCAAAGTTGCTGCAAAACAGAATATGAACGTGTTACAAAGAATGGTTTCACATTTAGCAGACATTTTTACTCCATTAATTCCAGCATTAGTTGTTGGGGGTCTAATCCTAGGTTTTAGAAATGTAATCGGTGAAATCAAAATGCTCGATGGTGGAACTAAAACATTAGTCGAAGTTTCACAATTCTGGGCAGGTGCTCATGCATTTTTATGGTTGATTGGTGAAGCGATATTTCACTTCTTACCAGTTGGTATTACATGGGCAATCTCACGTAAAATGGGAACAACTCAAATATTAGGTATCGTTTTAGGGATTACACTTGTTTCTCCACAATTGTTAAATGCATATGGCGTTGCTGGAGCCGAGAATATACCTGTGTGGGATTTTGGGTTTGCTCAAGTTCAGATGATAGGGTATCAGGCACAAGTAATTCCGGCGATTTTAGCAGGTTTTGTACTTTCTTACTTAGAGCTTGGATTGCGTAAAGTGATTCCAAACGTCATATCTATGATTTTTGTTCCGTTTTTTGCTCTAGTTCCTGCTGTCTTAATAGCACACGTTGTGTTAGGACCAATCGGATGGGCAATAGGATCATGGATTTCTGATGTAGTCTACTCAGGTCTAACATCTTCGTTTGGATGGTTATTTGCTGCATTATTCGGTTTCGCTTATGCTCCATTAGTTATTACTGGTCTACATCATATGACAAATGCAATTGACCTTCAGCTAATGAGTGAATTTGGCGGAACCAACCTTTGGCCAATGATTGCATTATCAAATATTGCCCAAGGATCTGCAGTTGTTGCCATGATTTTCTTGAATAGAAAAGATGAAAAAGAACAACAGGTTTCAGTTCCTGCGGCAATCTCCTGTTATTTAGGAGTAACAGAGCCAGCTATGTTTGGTATTAACCTAAAGTATGCTTTCCCGTTTCTAGCAGCAATGGTTGGCTCAATGATTGCGGCCATCATATCAGTAGGTTCTGGTGTAATGGCGAACTCAATTGGTGTAGGGGGAATTCCTGGTATTTTATCAATTCAAGTTCAGGATATGCTTCTGTTCGCATTGGCTATGCTTGTAGCTATCGTTGTACCAATTGTATTAACATTTATTTTAGCAAAAACAAAAATGGGTGAAAATGCATATAAGCGTTTAGGGAAAACTCGTTAA